The genomic segment GGCGTCCGACTTGGTCCCCTGGGGGAAGAGCATCTGGACGATGGGCCGGGTGACGTTGCGGGGCTTGCCCTCGGAGGGGCTGATGTGCATGCGCAGTCCCGGCGCCGCGTTCACCTCGATGATGGCGCCGCCGTTGGTGGTGATGGGGACTTCCAGGGTGGGCGCGATGACGTCGATCCCGGCGATGTCCAGGCCGATGATGCGGGCCACCCGCTCGAACATGAACTTGTTGGCCGAGTGGACCTTGTCCGTCACGTCGATGGCCGAGCCGCCGGTGGAGAGGTTGGCCGTGCGCTCCAGCTGGACGAACTCCCCGGCGGGGGGGACCGATTCCAGGGTGTAGCCTTTCTCCGCCAGGAGTTCCTGGGTGGCGTCGGACACGTGAAGAAGGGTCATGACGTTCTGGTGGCCCCGGCCGCGCCGCGGGTTCTGGTTTTCCTTTTTAATGAGGGCCTGGATCGTGTTCTGCCCGTCGCCGACGACGTGCGCCGGGACCCGGTTCGCCGCCGCCGTGAACTTGCCGTCCACCACGAGGATCCGGAAGTCCTTCCCCACCGCCATCTGCTCCACGATGACCCGCTCCGAGCCCTCCTTGGCCCGGTCGAAGGCCGCCTGCAACTCCTGCACGTTCTTCACCCCGATGGTGACCCCCTTGCCGTGGTGCCCGTCGTAGGGCTTGACCACCACGGGGTAGCCCAGCCACTCGGCGTCCTCCAGCACCGACTTCCACTTGGAGGCCACGGTGCCCTTGGGGACGGGGATGCCGCTGTCCTCCAGGATCATCTTGGTGGTCTTCTTGTCGCCGGCCAGTTCCACCGACAGCACGTTGGAGTGGGAGGTCAGGGAGGCCTGGATGCGTTTCTGGTACTTCCCCTCGCCCAGCTGCACCAGGTTGTAGTCGTCCAGCCGGATCACGGTGATGTTCTGGCGCTTGGCCTCCTCGATGATGGACATGGTGGTGGGGCCGAGGTAGTGCTCTTCCTGGATGCCGTCGATGGTGTCGATCACCCCGTCGACGTCGATTTCCTCGTCCGACTTGCCCGCCAGGATGTCCTGGATGATGCGGACGCTCTGCTGTGCCGCGTGGATCCCCGCCTCGTCCACCAGGTATTCGAAGATCACCAGGTAGACGCCGGGGTCCTTGGTGGGGTAGGACCGGCAGAAGTAGGCGTCGATGTAGGCCAGGTACTGCAGTTCCAGGGTCAGGTGCTCGATGACGTGGGCGAAGTCGGTGCCCTCGCGCATTTTCTGGAGGAAGCCCCCCTCCACGCCCAGCGAGCACTTGTGCTCGGCCAGGCTGGGGATGACCTGAACCAGGCGATCCAGGAAGGACGGACGCTGGCTGGTCTTGACGTCCTTGAGGTCCTCCAGGTCCACCACCATCCGGATGACGGGGCGCTTGCTCCAGAAGTTCGACCCGTGCAGGGCCTTGATCTCCACTATCTTCATCTCTGCCTCCTGGCCGGTGTCTCCGGCGTGGTTTTCCGCTTCGGGTCGAGTCCGGGCCGCGACCCGGTCTGGATGTTTCTTCTTCGGTCGGCTTATTTTACCGCAAACATCCCCCGCGTGGAACCCGGAAGATTCGAAATATCCCCAAATCCCCAACCTGAATCAGGACGAAGACAACCACGAAATACACGAAATACACGGACGGGAATGAACCACGAACCCAGAAGAAAAGCCCCCGCCGCAACCCGATCCGAACCACGGACAACCACGGATGAACACAGATGCACACGGACAAACACGGATCAGCACCGGTGCCAAGGGTCTCTCCCTCCGGCGACGTCCGCTTCGCCCCACCCGTCCTTTGGGTCCCTTTGGTCCTTTGGGTCCTTTCGTCCCTTCACGGTTTTTTCGGGTGGTTATCGGGGTTCGCGTTTCATGACGGTCTGATCCGCTTGGTGGGTCAGGATAAAGACCGCGTTTCGGGTCTTTGCGTCTTTGCGGCTTTGCGTGATCCCGACCACCCGTGGTAGAATGCCGTTTCGGCCGCGGCCAGATTCACCCGGGAGACAATCATGACCGACACCCCCAAGACGAGGAAAAAGCGATTCCCAGCGCTGTTCTGGCTGGTGATCCTCTTCGAGTTCTTCGAGCGCGGGGCCTACTACGGCATGATGAGCGTCTTCTCGGTGTACTGCACCGACGTCCTCCTCTTCCCCAAGGACCACGTGGGGGTTTTGAAGAGCGTCATCCAGCCCATCCTCTACTTCCTCCCCATCCTGTCGGGGGCCCTGGCGGACCGCTTCGGCTTCCGGAAGGCCCTCACCGTGGCCTTCGCCTTCCTGGGGACCGGTTACTTCCTCATCTCCCGGGCCACCGAGTACACCCCCGTCTTCCTGGCCATGGTGGTGATGGCCCTGGGGGCCGGCATCTTCAAGCCCATCGTCTCGGGCACCATCGCCCGGGTCACCGACAAGGAGAGTTCCTCGGTCGGTTTCGGGATCTACTACTGGTCCATCAACCTCGGCGCGTTCCTCTTCCCGCTGTTCCTGGTGCCCTGGCTCAAGAGCATCGCCTGGCCCTGGGTCTTCGTCACGGCGGCGCTCTGCACGGGGGCCATGCTGGTCCCCACCCTGCTCTTCTACCGGGACCCCGCCAAGCCGCCGCTCCCCGAGGGCGCCGCCCCGGAGACCAAGAAGAGCGCCCTGAAAACCGTGGCCGACGCCTTCGAGATCATCTACTCCCCGCTGGTCCTCCTACGGCACGCCATGGCCCGCCGGTCCTGGCAGGTGCTGGTCGTCCTCTTCCTGGGCGCCCTGGGGTATGTGGCGATCCAGGAGTACCTCACGCCCCGCTTCGAGAAGTTCCAGGTCCGCCGCTTTCCCGCCGCGAGCGTGGAGGGGGCCCTGACCCTCGAGGTGGTGCGCAACGAGATCGTGGGGAAGGACTACGCCCTGGAACCCGGCAAGAACGGCAAGCCCGCGACCCTCACCATCCACCGGCCCGGGGACCGGGATCGCTTCCTGCCCGCGCTGGTCCGTGACCTGGCCGCGGCGGGCCTCCCCTGTCCCTCGCCGGGGAAGCTCGCCGACGAGATCCGCAGCGTCGAGAAACCCCGGACCCTCTGGCTGATCTACCTGCCCGATCCGCGGGAGACGTCGATCCTCGTCCAGCAGCCCGTCGGGGAGGCCCGGGGCGAGGGTATCGTGACGGTGTCGGCACCCACGGCGGACGAGCGGCTGGTGAAGGTCATCCTCGAGCGGATGGCGGCTTCCGACCCGTCCCTCTCCGCCGTCGAGGAAGGGGCCGTCCGCAAGGCCCTCGCCGACTCCTCCCGCCGGCCCTTCTTTCTCCTTTTCGTCGTGCTGGTGCTGGCCACGGGCTTGGTGATCCTCTTCCTCCGGCCCCGCGTCGCCGCCCTGCCCGACGGGCGGCGAACCCTGGTGGTGATGGCCGCCGGTATCGCCATGATGCTGATCCTGTGGACCAT from the Acidobacteriota bacterium genome contains:
- a CDS encoding MFS transporter, which encodes MTDTPKTRKKRFPALFWLVILFEFFERGAYYGMMSVFSVYCTDVLLFPKDHVGVLKSVIQPILYFLPILSGALADRFGFRKALTVAFAFLGTGYFLISRATEYTPVFLAMVVMALGAGIFKPIVSGTIARVTDKESSSVGFGIYYWSINLGAFLFPLFLVPWLKSIAWPWVFVTAALCTGAMLVPTLLFYRDPAKPPLPEGAAPETKKSALKTVADAFEIIYSPLVLLRHAMARRSWQVLVVLFLGALGYVAIQEYLTPRFEKFQVRRFPAASVEGALTLEVVRNEIVGKDYALEPGKNGKPATLTIHRPGDRDRFLPALVRDLAAAGLPCPSPGKLADEIRSVEKPRTLWLIYLPDPRETSILVQQPVGEARGEGIVTVSAPTADERLVKVILERMAASDPSLSAVEEGAVRKALADSSRRPFFLLFVVLVLATGLVILFLRPRVAALPDGRRTLVVMAAGIAMMLILWTIPGLSTFSRVLCSIIYLTLLSLFTIDGADAARFREHFRFLSMIFIYSGFWVLYFQMFDSVLWYVQAYVRADSLNAAINGFFGTFGLKPGFRFDVEHVTVINGGTIICLQLVVSWLVKKAPALPTMIVGILLGTVGMAILAISPSIWVFLIGNIIFSIGEMTAHPKFFSYVGQIAPKEKLAMYMGYCSLYGVIGSSIAGVLGANLYVHYVDNLNQPRTLWLIFAGIGLATVIGLLLYHLFVGKREKAEA
- the cphA gene encoding cyanophycin synthetase; translation: MKIVEIKALHGSNFWSKRPVIRMVVDLEDLKDVKTSQRPSFLDRLVQVIPSLAEHKCSLGVEGGFLQKMREGTDFAHVIEHLTLELQYLAYIDAYFCRSYPTKDPGVYLVIFEYLVDEAGIHAAQQSVRIIQDILAGKSDEEIDVDGVIDTIDGIQEEHYLGPTTMSIIEEAKRQNITVIRLDDYNLVQLGEGKYQKRIQASLTSHSNVLSVELAGDKKTTKMILEDSGIPVPKGTVASKWKSVLEDAEWLGYPVVVKPYDGHHGKGVTIGVKNVQELQAAFDRAKEGSERVIVEQMAVGKDFRILVVDGKFTAAANRVPAHVVGDGQNTIQALIKKENQNPRRGRGHQNVMTLLHVSDATQELLAEKGYTLESVPPAGEFVQLERTANLSTGGSAIDVTDKVHSANKFMFERVARIIGLDIAGIDVIAPTLEVPITTNGGAIIEVNAAPGLRMHISPSEGKPRNVTRPIVQMLFPQGTKSDALIVSVTGTNGKTTTTRLVAHVLKGVGHGVGMTSTDGIYIRDRLILEGDMSGPRSARLILQDPTIDCAVFETARGGLLRDGLGYGTADVGCCLNVSEDHMGLGYIETLDDLARLKGIVPSTVRPGGHSVLNADDKLCREMAKDCTENLIWFSLNPQNPTVLEHVENGGTAVVYQNGYITVLEGDMTIPVARVYEIPITLEGKAAFNIQNALAATAICHALKVKVEEIRVGLSSFFPSPSQTPGRMNFIPVRNFDVVIDYAHNPRAYLHFFDFVSKLDYPRKVLVLDAVGDRRDQDIEQLAAISGKHSDRVVIYEDKDLRGRKPGEIAEVLKRGFLAAGYPEARIEVAADEWTAIGRGLELCEKGDLLVYMTGRVRQAIKYLYEYKEKLDPLGARVDTTLFE